The Osmerus eperlanus chromosome 22, fOsmEpe2.1, whole genome shotgun sequence genome window below encodes:
- the LOC134008518 gene encoding G2/M phase-specific E3 ubiquitin-protein ligase-like — MEELRSVVSSHSDYLSNAGCLRAVKCLEDKDLLLQDILQFQVVNRLHGPLERFKEGLRTLGLLEEVVKQPEAFRPLFCSPPQTLSADGLDHLFVICFSSAGSNRRVQENIAVGFWRDYLLDAEEGNSPCSLEEILMFVTGCSALPAIGLKPEPSIEFLHTDGLLPGDTQQRAKFPQQTHV, encoded by the exons ATGGAGGAGTTGCGTTCAGTTGTGTCCAGTCACAGTGACTACCTGTCTAATGCAGGCTGCCTACGAGCTGTAAAATGTCTGGAGGACAAAGACCTGCTTTTGCAGGACATCCTCCAGTTCCAAGTCGTAAACCGACTCCATGGTCCACTCGAACG GTTCAAGGAAGGCCTGAGGACATTAGGATTGTTGGAGGAGGTTGTCAAACAGCCAGAAGCCTTTCGTCCTCTCTTCTGCAGCCCACCACAGACCCTTAGCGCAGATGGTCTCGATCACCTGTTTGTCATCTGTTTTTCCAGTGCAGGAAGTAACAGACGAGTACAGGAAAACATTGCTGTGGGCTTTTGGAGAGACTACCTTCTAGATGCAGAGG AAGGTAACTCCCCCTGCTCGTTGGAGGAAATTCTAATGTTTGTGACTGGATGCAGTGCGCTACCTGCCATTGGCTTGAAGCCGGAACCATCCATCGAGTTCCTGCACACTGACGGTCTTTTACCTGGGGACACTCAACAGAGGGCGAAGTTTCCACAGCAAACACATGTGTGA
- the LOC134009126 gene encoding uncharacterized protein LOC134009126: protein MLTYIDPAAAARRWSATVARRTYHVPYPNSLWHMDGNMRLIRWGLVVHGAIDGYSRLVTYLNCNTNNKAVTVLTQFLKATCLYGLPSRVRSDHGGENTQVALFMNIVQGVERSSHITGESVHNQRIERLWRDVFLQVLHYFYNEFYSLEDAAILDPENDIHKLSLHLTYLPEIQRRLNMFREAWNQHSLRTENNRTPSQIWTEGMLTNIEADSTPINNVFGDDPYREDSLEALLAQHGINNFRTDIEEQFPAVVVQQLNVNLNHQQQQDILRAIEGIVDLKVKYQTCCTEISNKLNEPARGLP from the exons ATGCTGACTTATATTGACCCAGCGGCTGCTGCGCGAAGATGGAGTGCTACCGTGGCAAGAAGAACATACCATGTGCCATATCCCAACAGTCTGTGGCATATGGATGGAAACATGCGTCTCATCAG GTGGGGCTTAGTTGTTCATGGAGCCATAGATGGATACTCACGCCTAGTAACATACCTAAACTGTAATACAAACAACAAAGCTGTCACTGTACTTACACAGTTCTTGAAGGCAACATGCCTGTATGGACTCCCATCCAGAGTTCGCTCTGATCATGGTGGGGAGAACACACAAGTAGCATTGTTCATGAATATTGTCCAGGGTGTAGAGCGCAGTAGTCACATAACAGGGGAATCTGTTCACAACCAGAGGATAGAGCGCCTCTGGAGAGACGTGTTCCTGCAAGTTCTACACTACTTCTACAATGAATTCTACAGCCTAGAGGATGCTGCCATACTAGATCCAGAAAATGACATCCACAAGTTATCACTACACCTGACCTATCTACCAGAAATTCAACGTAGGTTGAACATGTTTAGAGAGGCATGGAATCAGCACAGTCTAAGGACAGAAAACAACCGAACACCCTCACAGATCTGGACAGAGGGCATGCTGACCAACATAGAGGCAGACAGCACTCCCATCAACAACGTATTTGGTGATGACCCATATAGGGAGGACAGTTTAGAGGCCCTTCTAGCACAACATGGCATCAACAACTTTCGAACTGACATAGAAGAACAGTTCCCAGCTGTAGTTGTCCAACAACTCAATGTAAATCTTAACCACCAACAACAGCAAGACATTTTGAGGGCTATAGAGGGAATTGTGGACTTGAAAGTGAAATATCAAACATGCTGCACTGAAATTTCTAATAAGTTGAATGAGCCAGCCAGGGGACTGCCTTGA